The window CTATCTATCAATAATagcaattggctcctcctcataccaaatctctcatctagctgaactgtactgtaatctaacacatgtgacttATCGAAATGCTACCTTCGAAGCGTAGACATGTGGAAAATCAGATGTAATTttgatagactaggaggcaaagcaagcctaTAAGAAACCTCTCCAACTCAttccaacacctcaaatggaccgatgAACCTAATGCTCAGCTTgtccttctttctgaaccttGTGATACCCTTCATCGGCAAGACGTTCAAGAGAagcttctcgcccaccataaatgataaatcaagtGCTTTCTGATCTatgtaactcttatgtctggactgagATGTGCTAAGCTGCTCCTATatcaactttaccttatccaaggtatcctTTACCAAATTAGTACCACAAAACCTAGCCTCGTAGGGCTCAAACAAACCGATTGGGGAACcacatcgccgaccatacaaggcctcaaagggatccatctcgatgctggactgataaatattattataagaaaactcgaccAAAGGTAAGAATCGATCCCATTGCCCACCGAagtcacacatgctctgagcatatcctctagaatTTGAACGGCCTACATCGACTACCCATACGTCTATGAATGGAAGGCCATGCTGAGCTTTACCCAGGTACCCAACTCAGTCTGTACTGCTCCCCAAAAATGTCAAGTGAATAGATAgactctatctgaaatgatgaaaataggaacaccatgcaaccagacaatctcctgaatataaatcccggccaacctctctgaagtgtaTGTAGTCACCACTGAAATAAAGTGTGaagacttggtcaatctgtcgacAATGATCCAAATGGCATCAAGTTTCCTAAATGTCTGCGGGAACCCAACTATgaaatccatagtaatgtgcTTCCACTTCCAttccggtataaccatctgctgaagtatgccacctagcctctggtgctcacACTTAACCTGTTTGAATTTTAGACATCTCACAACATAGTCAATTATGTTCTTCTACATCCATCGCCAACAATAATGCTTCCtaaggtcatgatacatcttcgtggcacctggatgaatagaataccagaaACTATCTGCCTCATCTAGAATGGTCTCCCTCAATTCATCAACAGTagggacacatagacgaccctggagtcgcagaacaccatcatcaTCGATAGttacctccttggcatcaccccgTAGCATCGTCTCTCTATGAACCAGCAAGTGCGGACCATcgaactgacgagccttgatccgctcgaATAAAGAAGACAAAGCAACAATATATGCAATAACTCTAATGGGCTCTGTAATATCCAAAGTCATAAGtcggttagctaaggactgaatgtcgaAATCCAATGGCCTCTCCcatgctgaaatgaatgccaaactacccatagtcTCGGCCTTTATGCTTGAGGCAATCGCAACCACAttcgctttgcccggatgatagagGATAGTAAattcataatccttcagtaactcaagccacctgcgctgtcTCAGATTAAGATCCCTCTacttaaacaaatgctgcaaactgcggtgATCGTTGTAGACCTCGCACGACACTCCAAAaatataatgcctccagatctatagagcatgaactatcgtgaccaactccaaatcacgaacaaggtaattcttctcgtggggcttcaactgacgtgaaacaTATGAAATAACGcacccctcctacatcaatacacaacccaagcgaACGTGTGAAGCATTGCAATACACAGTGTACATCCCTGAACGGGAGGGTGAAACTAAAACTGGTGTtatagtcaatgcggtcttgtgCTTCGGAAAGTGCACCTCGCAATTATTGGACCGTCTGAATTAAGCCCCTTTCTggttcaatctagtcaaaggtgctacaatagactagaagccctccacaaaccgatgataataTCCTACTAGCCACAAGAAACCCCTGATCTTGGTCGctatggtaggacgaggccaactctaaatTGACTCGATCTTCCCGGGATCCACCTTGATTCCCCATCTAATACAACATTTTCCAAGAAAGCcatagaatctaaccaaaactcgcacttggagaacatagcatataacttttgttccctcaatgtctgaagcacaatcctcaaatggtgattgtgctcctccatactatccgagtagatcaatatgtcatcaatgaacaatGACAAGTGAGTCAAggtatggcctgaacacccgattcatcaaattcataaacacCCTGGGGGCATTAGTCAAGCTAAAGGACTTCagtagaaactcatagtgcccatatcTAGTCCAGAAAGCCGTCTTTGTAACATCCGAAGCACGAATCCTCAGTtgatgatacccagacctcaagttaatcttagagaacactctagcaccctgtaactgatcaaacaaatcatcaatgggCTGAAACGGGTTCTTATTCTTGATAATGGCTTTGTTCAGCTAGCGgaaatcaatgcacatccgcatactctCATCCTACTTCTTCACAAAGAATGCCGGTGccccccaaggcgacacactcggcctgatgaaccACTTCTtgagcaactcctcaagctactCGTTCAACTCCCTCAACATCATtgaagccatgcgatacggtaaAATAGAGATAGGTTAGGTGCCTGCAGGCAAATGAATGCTGAAATCGATATCATGATATGGTGGCGTGCCTAGTAGATCAGAAGGAAATACATCAAAGAACTCCCACACCACGGACACTGAAACAATTATGAGAGTTTCCAcaatagtatcccgaacataagccgaataggccaaacaacccttccTGACCATATGTCAAGCCTTCAAGAAATAGATAACTCAACTAGATGTATCGATAGATGAGCagctccactctaatctaggttACTCTAG is drawn from Nicotiana tomentosiformis chromosome 12, ASM39032v3, whole genome shotgun sequence and contains these coding sequences:
- the LOC138902834 gene encoding uncharacterized protein yields the protein MGSLAFISAWERPLDFDIQSLANRLMTLDITEPIRVIAYIVALSSLFERIKARQFDGPHLLVHRETMLRGDAKEVTIDDDGVLRLQGRLCVPTVDELRETILDEVKCEHQRLGGILQQMVIPEWKWKHITMDFIVGFPQTFRKLDAIWIIVDRLTKSSHFISVIESIYSLDIFGEQYRLSWEQLSTSQSRHKSYIDQKALDLSFMVGEKLLLNVLPMKGITRFRKKDKLSIRFIGPFEVLE